A stretch of Rhododendron vialii isolate Sample 1 chromosome 4a, ASM3025357v1 DNA encodes these proteins:
- the LOC131323679 gene encoding phytochrome-interacting ankyrin-repeat protein 1-like — protein sequence MANSATNFNGTTFMSYRSRAYKSASEKTPGSLVFLCDFLREYGAAVPIDNRGDTVLHLLAINGNRAAFESLLRAGLLTDEALTKKNVHGNTALHEAARSGQTEFAEIMLRRKQDLVFLRNHDMDETPLYVAAAYGKREVFRVLESYRSDCMMRRRDGRTILHAAIDGERYQMVPAISLANIFALSCTNAV from the exons ATGGCAAACTCTGCAACAAATTTCAACGGTACTACTTTCATGAGCTACCGCTCCAGAGCATACAAATCCGCATCCGAAAAGACACCCGGATCCCTCGTATTCCTCTGCGACTTCTTGAGAGAGTATGGCGCGGCGGTACCAATAGACAACCGGGGCGACACGGTCCTCCATCTTCTGGCCATCAACGGCAACAGGGCTGCATTCGAAAGCCTACTCCGGGCAGGCCTCCTGACCGATGAAGCGCTGACAAAGAAGAACGTGCACGGCAATACCGCCCTGCACGAGGCCGCCAGGTCCGGGCAGACGGAATTCGCGGAGATCATGCTGAGGAGGAAGCAGGATCTGGTTTTCTTGCGCAATCATGACATGGACGAGACGCCTCTTTACGTTGCCGCTGCTTACGGGAAGAGGGAGGTTTTCAGGGTTTTGGAGAGTTATCGCAGCGATTGCATGATGAGGAGACGCGATGGCCGCACCATTCTCCACGCTGCTATTGATGGAGAACGTTACC AGATGGTGCCAGCCATCTCCCTCGCCAACATTTTCGCGTTGTCGTGCACAAATGCAGTTTGA
- the LOC131321790 gene encoding uncharacterized protein LOC131321790: protein MALNFISVSLHPKPPSPSPPFLNPKHKTLVKLHLQYPLSSFRTAAQSEGTQGGRVTEEEDPPTYSGSSSSARTQLDLLEQLTSTSSAVDGYESDGSSQKLTIRDQLVQLIGGRDDDFSIPLGKGLKKVSPKFLTTSQKRNIKRQAYLDEVSQRNDSVFFTTIGAFVILPPLVILGIAILTGYVQLFP from the exons ATGGCCTTGAATTTCATTTCTGTTTCTCTCCACCCGAAGCCTCCTAGTCCTAGCCCTCCGTTTCTGAACCCAAAACACAAAACCCTCGTCAAGCTCCACCTCCAAtaccctctctcttctttcagAACAGCTGCTCAATCCGAGGGAACTCAAGGTGGACGAGTTACAGAGGAGGAGGACCCTCCCACCTACTCTG GGTCTTCCTCGTCTGCTCGCACACAACTGGATCTCCTAGAACAACTCACTTCAACGAGCTCAGCTGTTGATG GTTATGAGAGTGATGGTAGCTCTCAAAAACTTACTATCCGTGACCAGCTAGTTCAGTTGATTGGGGGCCGGGATGACGATTTCAGCATTCCATTGGGCAAGGGTCTAAAGAAGGTTAGTCCCAAGTTCTTAACTACCTCACAGAAGAGAAACATCAAGAGACAGGCTTACCTAGATGAAGTATCCCAGAGGAATGACTCGGTTTTCTTCACCACGATTGGAGCATTTGTAATTCTTCCACCTCTTGTCATTCTAGGAATCGCTATATTAACCGGTTATGTACAGCTTTTTCCTTGA
- the LOC131321787 gene encoding 3-hydroxyisobutyryl-CoA hydrolase-like protein 5 — protein MAQDLANPDEPVVLGEEIDRVRLITLNRPRQLNVISPKVVSLLAEYLEKWENDDDAELVIIKGVGRAFSAGGDLKVFYDGRKLKDSCLEVVYRMYWLCYHIHTYKKTQVALVNGISMGGGASLMVPMRFSVVTEKTVFATPEASIGHHTDCGFSYMLSHLPGHLGEYFALTGARLNGKEVVAAGLATHFVPSEKLLELEKKLISLNSGDVNAVNSVIEEFSVEVQIDEESVLNKQTVIDECFSKDTVEEILKSLEMELGKEGNAWIGGVLKGLKRSSPTGLKIALRSIREGRTTKLSECLKKEFRLTINILRSTISGDIYEGIRALTIDKDNNPKWDPLTLDKVNDVEMDLVFQPFEDHLELQIPEKEECRWEGKYENSAYATLQPIDK, from the exons GTTGTTCTTGGTGAAGAAATTGACCGTGTGAGATTGATCACCCTGAACCGGCCACGTCAATTGAATGTCATTTCACCGAAAGTG GTTTCTTTGCTAGCAGAATACCTAGAGAAATGGGAGAATGACGACGATGCAGAGCTAGTGATAATCAAG GGAGTTGGCCGTGCGTTTTCTGCCGGTGGGGACTTGAAAGTGTTCTATGATGGCAGGAAATTGA AGGATTCCTGCCTTGAGGTGGTTTATAGAATGTATTGGCTTTGCTATCACATTCATACCTACAAGAAGACCCAG GTTGCTCTTGTTAATGGAATATCCATGGGTGGAGGTGCATCTTTGATGGTTCCAATGAGATTTTCTGTGGTCACGGAAAAGACC GTTTTTGCCACTCCAGAAGCAAGTATTGGGCATCACACTGATTGTGGGTTCTCATACATGCTATCCCATCTTCCCGGGCATTTGG GAGAGTATTTCGCCTTAACAGGAGCAAGGTTGAATGGCAAGGAAGTGGTTGCAGCTGGACTTGCCACCCATTTTGTTCCTTCGGAG AAATTGCTTGAGCTAGAGAAGAAATTGATAAGCTTAAACTCGGGAGATGTAAATGCAGTCAATTCTGTGATTGAGGAATTTTCAGTAGAAGTGCAGATTGACGAAGAAAGTGTTCTAAACAA GCAGACAGTAATAGATGAGTGCTTTTCCAAGGATACTGTGGAGGAGATTTTAAAATCACTG GAAATGGAGTTAGGCAAAGAAGGAAATGCTTGGATTGGTGGAGTGCTCAAAGGGTTGAAACGATCATCCCCTACTGGATTGAAAATTGCACTAAGATCG ATTCGTGAAGGAAGGACTACAAAACTGTCTGAATGTCTAAAGAAAGAATTTCGGTTGACAATTAACATACTGCGGAGCACAATATCTGGCGATATTTATGAG GGCATCAGAGCGCTCACCATTGACAAGGACAATAATCCAAAg TGGGATCCTCTGACCCTGGACAAAGTGAACGATGTCGAAATGGACTTGGTTTTTCAGCCATTCGAGGATCATTTGGAGCTCCAGATTCCTGAGAAAGAAGAGTGCAGGTGGGAGGGGAAATATGAGAATTCAGCCTATGCAACATTGCAGCCGATTGACAAATAG
- the LOC131321791 gene encoding ankyrin repeat-containing protein ITN1-like isoform X1 encodes MLNECLCEKLRGGLAVNIVESYPDLACKQDEKGMTPLNFLITKASSFRSRSSYVFYDLSRTAFIPWQIVEAIIYSFIPPMYVEATSESQAANNEEAPRDNRVGISKLERSFFAKKILGCWLFKNIDDAKQKHALTLLLANRLIEKEDWSRYINFPSTDSGASSIRTLSSPRAPDPLIQATKLGILELVMAILKKYPEAADSFDDNGRNILHISVELKHRFLYDYLMCSVAYKDRMLADIDFQGNTVMHMATCSEKRPPRSPGVTDELIANVHGGQGNTNFHVGGKRGSVGVVNQMSWDVLWFKRVKHDSYPHLWHLRNIDGKSAEELFEENHSALREQAENAAKHVSNNLIVVAILIGTINFAALFTLPGGFDQNTGIPMLLKSNRQEVQFFMAYIGLALFFAFLSLATLMLIQLSRFDTNDFHVAIPVKTVLSCITIILSTGFSATAFGQGYILEGKLGPFLAIFLIFFMFLVTIVLALIMMDTKVLIFDYMYYAIRDWLVYKSPDM; translated from the exons ATGTTGAATGAATGTCTTTGTGAGAAACTTCGGGgag GTTTGGCTGTCAACATAGTGGAGTCATATCCTGATCTTGCTTGCAAACAAGATGAAAAGGGTATGACCCCTTTGAATTTCTTGATCACAAAAGCATCTTCTTTCAGAAGCAGGTCATCATATGTGTTTTACGATCTAAGCAGGACAGCCTTCATCCCCTGGCAGATAGTTGAAGCTATAATATACTCCT TTATTCCACCAATGTATGTCGAGGCGACTTCAGAGTCACAAGCAGCCAACAATGAAGAGGCTCCAAGAGATAATAGAGTTGGTATCTCCAAATTAGAAAGGTCTTTCTTCGCCAAAAAAATCCTCG GTTGTTGGTTGTTCAAAAACATTGACgatgcaaaacaaaaacatgcaCTCACCTTACTGCTGGCAAATAGATtgattgaaaaagaagattggAGTCGTTACATTAACTTTCCAAGCACAGATTCTGGAGCCAGTTCAATTAGAACATTATCATCACCGAGAGCGCCTGACCCACTAATTCAAGCAACAAAGCTTGGCATTCTTGAGTTGGTAATGGCAATACTCAAAAAGTACCCCGAGGCTGCAGATTCCTTTGATGATAATGGAAGGAATATATTACATATATCGGTGGAGCTAAAGCATAGATTTCTTTATGACTACTTGATGTGTTCCGTTGCATATAAGGATAGGATGTTGGCAGATATTGATTTCCAAGGGAACACAGTCATGCATATGGCAACATGTTCAGAAAAAAGACCACCTCGATCACCGGGAGTCACGGATGAATTGATAGCAAATGTTCATGGCGGTCAAGGAAACACCAATTTTCATGTGGGGGGAAAGCGGGGAAGTGTTGGAGTAGTCAACCAGATGAGTTGGGATGTCCTTTGGTTTAAG CGTGTAAAACATGATTCTTATCCGCACTTATGGCACCTTCGTAACATTGATGGAAAGTCAGCAGAGGAGCTATTCGAAGAAAATCACTCAGCTCTACGAGAACAAGCCGAGAATGCAGCTAAGCACGTGAGCAACAACTTGATAGTTGTGGCCATTCTCATCGGCACAATCAATTTCGCAGCCCTTTTTACCCTGCCCGGAGGCTTCGATCAAAACACGGGCATACCCATGCTTCTCAAAAGCAACAGGCAAGAAGTGCAGTTCTTTATGGCGTACATCGGGTTAGCTCTTTTCTTCGCTTTCCTCTCCCTAGCAACTCTGATGTTAATCCAGCTATCGCGGTTTGACACCAACGATTTCCACGTAGCGATACCGGtcaaaaccgttctttcttgcATCACGATTATCCTCTCCACGGGCTTCTCCGCCACCGCATTTGGGCAAGGCTATATTCTTGAGGGTAAGTTAGGACCCTTCTTGGCCatttttttgatattcttcATGTTCCTCGTTACTATCGTGTTGGCCCTCATAATGATGGACACAAAGGTGTTGATATTCGATTACATGTACTATGCGATTCGTGATTGGCTTGTTTATAAAAGCCCGGACATGTAA
- the LOC131321791 gene encoding ankyrin repeat-containing protein ITN1-like isoform X2: MLNECLCEKLRGGLAVNIVESYPDLACKQDEKGMTPLNFLITKASSFRSRSSYVFYDLSRTAFIPWQIVEAIIYSCCWLFKNIDDAKQKHALTLLLANRLIEKEDWSRYINFPSTDSGASSIRTLSSPRAPDPLIQATKLGILELVMAILKKYPEAADSFDDNGRNILHISVELKHRFLYDYLMCSVAYKDRMLADIDFQGNTVMHMATCSEKRPPRSPGVTDELIANVHGGQGNTNFHVGGKRGSVGVVNQMSWDVLWFKRVKHDSYPHLWHLRNIDGKSAEELFEENHSALREQAENAAKHVSNNLIVVAILIGTINFAALFTLPGGFDQNTGIPMLLKSNRQEVQFFMAYIGLALFFAFLSLATLMLIQLSRFDTNDFHVAIPVKTVLSCITIILSTGFSATAFGQGYILEGKLGPFLAIFLIFFMFLVTIVLALIMMDTKVLIFDYMYYAIRDWLVYKSPDM; encoded by the exons ATGTTGAATGAATGTCTTTGTGAGAAACTTCGGGgag GTTTGGCTGTCAACATAGTGGAGTCATATCCTGATCTTGCTTGCAAACAAGATGAAAAGGGTATGACCCCTTTGAATTTCTTGATCACAAAAGCATCTTCTTTCAGAAGCAGGTCATCATATGTGTTTTACGATCTAAGCAGGACAGCCTTCATCCCCTGGCAGATAGTTGAAGCTATAATATACTCCT GTTGTTGGTTGTTCAAAAACATTGACgatgcaaaacaaaaacatgcaCTCACCTTACTGCTGGCAAATAGATtgattgaaaaagaagattggAGTCGTTACATTAACTTTCCAAGCACAGATTCTGGAGCCAGTTCAATTAGAACATTATCATCACCGAGAGCGCCTGACCCACTAATTCAAGCAACAAAGCTTGGCATTCTTGAGTTGGTAATGGCAATACTCAAAAAGTACCCCGAGGCTGCAGATTCCTTTGATGATAATGGAAGGAATATATTACATATATCGGTGGAGCTAAAGCATAGATTTCTTTATGACTACTTGATGTGTTCCGTTGCATATAAGGATAGGATGTTGGCAGATATTGATTTCCAAGGGAACACAGTCATGCATATGGCAACATGTTCAGAAAAAAGACCACCTCGATCACCGGGAGTCACGGATGAATTGATAGCAAATGTTCATGGCGGTCAAGGAAACACCAATTTTCATGTGGGGGGAAAGCGGGGAAGTGTTGGAGTAGTCAACCAGATGAGTTGGGATGTCCTTTGGTTTAAG CGTGTAAAACATGATTCTTATCCGCACTTATGGCACCTTCGTAACATTGATGGAAAGTCAGCAGAGGAGCTATTCGAAGAAAATCACTCAGCTCTACGAGAACAAGCCGAGAATGCAGCTAAGCACGTGAGCAACAACTTGATAGTTGTGGCCATTCTCATCGGCACAATCAATTTCGCAGCCCTTTTTACCCTGCCCGGAGGCTTCGATCAAAACACGGGCATACCCATGCTTCTCAAAAGCAACAGGCAAGAAGTGCAGTTCTTTATGGCGTACATCGGGTTAGCTCTTTTCTTCGCTTTCCTCTCCCTAGCAACTCTGATGTTAATCCAGCTATCGCGGTTTGACACCAACGATTTCCACGTAGCGATACCGGtcaaaaccgttctttcttgcATCACGATTATCCTCTCCACGGGCTTCTCCGCCACCGCATTTGGGCAAGGCTATATTCTTGAGGGTAAGTTAGGACCCTTCTTGGCCatttttttgatattcttcATGTTCCTCGTTACTATCGTGTTGGCCCTCATAATGATGGACACAAAGGTGTTGATATTCGATTACATGTACTATGCGATTCGTGATTGGCTTGTTTATAAAAGCCCGGACATGTAA
- the LOC131321791 gene encoding ankyrin repeat-containing protein ITN1-like isoform X4: MYVEATSESQAANNEEAPRDNRVGISKLERSFFAKKILGCWLFKNIDDAKQKHALTLLLANRLIEKEDWSRYINFPSTDSGASSIRTLSSPRAPDPLIQATKLGILELVMAILKKYPEAADSFDDNGRNILHISVELKHRFLYDYLMCSVAYKDRMLADIDFQGNTVMHMATCSEKRPPRSPGVTDELIANVHGGQGNTNFHVGGKRGSVGVVNQMSWDVLWFKRVKHDSYPHLWHLRNIDGKSAEELFEENHSALREQAENAAKHVSNNLIVVAILIGTINFAALFTLPGGFDQNTGIPMLLKSNRQEVQFFMAYIGLALFFAFLSLATLMLIQLSRFDTNDFHVAIPVKTVLSCITIILSTGFSATAFGQGYILEGKLGPFLAIFLIFFMFLVTIVLALIMMDTKVLIFDYMYYAIRDWLVYKSPDM, from the exons ATGTATGTCGAGGCGACTTCAGAGTCACAAGCAGCCAACAATGAAGAGGCTCCAAGAGATAATAGAGTTGGTATCTCCAAATTAGAAAGGTCTTTCTTCGCCAAAAAAATCCTCG GTTGTTGGTTGTTCAAAAACATTGACgatgcaaaacaaaaacatgcaCTCACCTTACTGCTGGCAAATAGATtgattgaaaaagaagattggAGTCGTTACATTAACTTTCCAAGCACAGATTCTGGAGCCAGTTCAATTAGAACATTATCATCACCGAGAGCGCCTGACCCACTAATTCAAGCAACAAAGCTTGGCATTCTTGAGTTGGTAATGGCAATACTCAAAAAGTACCCCGAGGCTGCAGATTCCTTTGATGATAATGGAAGGAATATATTACATATATCGGTGGAGCTAAAGCATAGATTTCTTTATGACTACTTGATGTGTTCCGTTGCATATAAGGATAGGATGTTGGCAGATATTGATTTCCAAGGGAACACAGTCATGCATATGGCAACATGTTCAGAAAAAAGACCACCTCGATCACCGGGAGTCACGGATGAATTGATAGCAAATGTTCATGGCGGTCAAGGAAACACCAATTTTCATGTGGGGGGAAAGCGGGGAAGTGTTGGAGTAGTCAACCAGATGAGTTGGGATGTCCTTTGGTTTAAG CGTGTAAAACATGATTCTTATCCGCACTTATGGCACCTTCGTAACATTGATGGAAAGTCAGCAGAGGAGCTATTCGAAGAAAATCACTCAGCTCTACGAGAACAAGCCGAGAATGCAGCTAAGCACGTGAGCAACAACTTGATAGTTGTGGCCATTCTCATCGGCACAATCAATTTCGCAGCCCTTTTTACCCTGCCCGGAGGCTTCGATCAAAACACGGGCATACCCATGCTTCTCAAAAGCAACAGGCAAGAAGTGCAGTTCTTTATGGCGTACATCGGGTTAGCTCTTTTCTTCGCTTTCCTCTCCCTAGCAACTCTGATGTTAATCCAGCTATCGCGGTTTGACACCAACGATTTCCACGTAGCGATACCGGtcaaaaccgttctttcttgcATCACGATTATCCTCTCCACGGGCTTCTCCGCCACCGCATTTGGGCAAGGCTATATTCTTGAGGGTAAGTTAGGACCCTTCTTGGCCatttttttgatattcttcATGTTCCTCGTTACTATCGTGTTGGCCCTCATAATGATGGACACAAAGGTGTTGATATTCGATTACATGTACTATGCGATTCGTGATTGGCTTGTTTATAAAAGCCCGGACATGTAA